gtacattttgaacaatatttatttaaagaaaaatattaagaATTGTAAAAGTacttataaattaatatttatttcaattgacTTTTTACCCTTGTCGTGCGGGGGCCGTAATACCCAGACCATCGTTTATTTTGGCATCAATGGCGCTCCATACATTTAGAGGTCATCCTAATGCCATTTAATTTGTAGTGTATGCACGTTTCCTCAATCTGACACTATTGATTTTCATGTTTCtcactttttattttcattttgagctcaaatactaaattcaaaatttgttatcGGAcagagttggttttttttttggagggggtgGGCTTACCTCTGAGGTCTGAAACACAGAGTTAAGAGAACTGAAACCTTGACAAATACTATTAACCTAAAGGAACATAACaacttttttattatcaaaatacacCAAGAAAACGACTAGCATGACCAGTCCAGTTAAAAtaaagttcaaaattggaaaaatcggaatttttttaaattttggtgcAAAAGATCTTCTTTACACTGATGATCCAAGATCAGTTTCATTCTGACATAACAACTGTTGTGATAAAAGTGTTCAATGGGGTCCACCATTCTACATGAAAACTACAGATGGATGCATCTACAATGTATTAGCATCTCTTGGAATTACAGGTCAAGAAAAAGAACTAATAAACGTCAAAATCGACGCTTTTTACAACGGAGGACCAACTTTAAGGGCAAATTGCCACCAACCCTTCCCGCCTCCTCACCTGACCACGCCACCCCCTGATCCCCCATCTTAGATTTATTACAATCAGTATGCATCCGCATCAGGGCACAGCTCATTTGCatatatcatttgcatattttTGCAAATACTCAAAATTTAGACAATTTCTGAAAACAATTCAGAATGGTAAGGGTTAATTTAACAACTAATTTATTAAGATCGTAAAAGAAAGTGAATGgtattgtttgttttgtattttgttttaagtgttttaatttatctttttacttacaacagtcaggggacttactgaaataattgaattttaaatcacttatttgagtagcaaatttgaggttttgtcacaaattggaattttgtagttttttcaaaattataaacacaaaggtttaaataacatcttttaattagtaaaattaaaaaatatgaactttttgcttcttttaagaagCAAGGTTTTTGcctttgattttatcatttacctgaaaattctattttagttgaaaaaatgctataataatggctttacataatgaactgatactttcttaaaagatttttcacagcagtgggagtatttttcctgtgaagttcaaggtttcatttttcagattatgtaataaaattctactgtttgcggataaaaatttcactgttcgggggggtgttgaaattagtgggggtcattaaaagaatgatacttaaagaagtgattttggggaaggaaattgaggtctgatacttaaacaagtgattttggggaaggaaattgaggtctgatacttaaacaagtgatttttatgtcattatcctagattcagtacaaggtcatcacctgaaatgacctggtcatcctagacaacacagatgttggttctgataagtttagaaacataattagtccctggatcattagtattctatattcaaAGCTACACTAATatcaaatcacttcttctagtgatttatttgtactacttaaataggtgattattaaagaaagacaactctaacttccaacctttatggaaataatgttaattgaatcagtgatttaaaaaatcacttgtttaagtaagtcccctgactgtacaatgtattttttaatgtgtatttgtatttcattgtagAAATGGTAGAGAATCAGTTGTTATAATAGTATATGAAGCCAAAATTATATGTAGTTTTGAAGAATAACGAATACTCTAACCCATATTCAACTTTATTGCCTGATTGATGTGATCCCTTACAgcctatcaacatgatcaagtatatacatgtatatatccttTATATAAGTTTGACTAACAAGCTAAGTACAATGTAGCTTTCTTCGGTTATACGTTTTTAAGGTGAACATAAAAACGGTCTTAAgacttaggggacgaccatttgatattctggggggggggggggggggggcaggcgGATtagtttttgatcggttatttatttttgtaaactgagaggacagattattcattttctgcactattgaagcaagactattcattttcattaaagcaagggactgattattcattttcagaactatatttatgatattcgaaaacatacaatttttaaaatatttgttaattatgAATAATAATTGTAGCGGAGATGCGCAGCTGTGTTAAAGTCTCCCTTTGCTAAACATGAAATGACACAAAATGAACTATGTCACTGTCAGAGAAAGGAATAAAAAAGTGTATATTTACATACACTATATGGTATTGATTTGGAAGACGTTCCAtccaacttactggatatttAAGAGAAGATTTTGCCATTCTCATGGAGGAATTATACCTTTTTAAATGGACCTGATACTTTCTTCAGGTTTCACTGTTTTCATGTAAATTTATATGGAGTATTTTAATAAAGTATCTTAAAATCTGTATTTGGTCTCATTTACCAGAGCTCAGTCGCAGCGAAACGAACCATTTATAATAAACAAGAGGGAACGGTGACGCATAGCCACCCGACCCTCCTGTTACATTTTTGGTGGCCAATGTATTATCTGACTTGAGTTGAAACTTGGTAGTGAGATCAAGATATGATACTTTATTTTTTACTAAACTTAATACATGAATTTTATGTTacaattgtacatgttgtataaatatatgttgttgaTTTTATGTATAAAACTTGATGTTCACATATTACACTATTAACAAATGGAAAAacttatgtttaaaaaaaaaaaaaaaaaaaaaaaggaaatgaatagaTACATTTGTAGGAAATGTTGTAgaagatataataaatatatagaacTGAGTAATATGCAGTAGAAACTGTTAGTATTAGAGACAGAGGAGAATTTTATTTGAGAGTTCAATGATTGCATACATTACATTTTGTAGACATTTATAGATTAAGCAACCGCATGGCTAGTTTTACACTCACATTCTCAATACATGTAATTATTTTCAAGTATATAGCATATAGTTAACGACATTTAACTTTGCACTGGATGTGTTTTTCTCACAAGGGTTGAGAATTATTTTAAGACCAGAGTGGTTAGGTTAGACTAGTACTTCCGAAAATGTGAGTAGGGGTATCTAGTATAGCTGCTACTGGTGAGATTTACATTCATAAGTCAAGGTGACTAATGGATTGTATATCTGTGTAGGACACATTGATGTGTCTATTTTCTGGTGTATATGTTAATGTCTTTCATTTTGGTGAAGTGTTTACAGAGTTAATTGGTTATACCGTTAATAGGACTTGGGAAAAATAGTACAGGTACCTAGGTTAGCTGTGTGAATATTTTCAAACACTGTACAACAATTTAGCAGTATGAACATTATGTATATGTTATACGGTTTGAATTGACTTTTAAGTATAGTTTTCTCATGTTTACTTTCTACTTTCAGCAAGTGTACTTGCTAAACATTTACGTATGCACAGCTTACTTGTCATGGAGATCAAACGTCTCCTACATACAAGTGAAAGAAGATCATCACGCTACAGATGCTGATAAATGTGTTTAAAGCGATTTGATGATGGACAGTGTGAGATTGTTTCGAAAGTTTAACTAGAAATAAAGCTTCGCTGTATTCCGAGTTTTAAGAAGGGAGGAATGTAGCGGAGATGCGCAGCTGTGTTATAGTCTCCCTTTGCTAAACATNNNNNNNNNNNNNNNNNNNNNNNNNNNNNNNNNNNNNNNNNNNNNNNNNNNNNNNNNNNNNNNNNNNNNNNNNNNNNNNNNNNNNNNNNNNNNNNNNNNNAAACCATTAATAAACAAGAGGGGAACGGTGACGCATAGCTATACCCATCCTGttacataataaacaaatattttgaaaattgtatgttaatacatgtattataatggTCAAGTTAttgtgtaccatttaatcagaattaatcattaTCCACCCTGCAGAAATTTTAAGATTCAAGatttttattcataacctcaggacacatacttgtgtacaagaggacaatatatacaaacatataaaaataatacatagcAAGACAGGACAAAGGAAAcacaaatacattgtatattataaaagacaattggtataattagattacATGTAAGTATTTTATACTTTTCTTCACAAAATGAATCATTTATATTCCCaaccaatatacatgtattgcatacatacatagtaaTAAAGTTTGGTTTTACCTAGCCTCTTCAAAAGTATTGTCAAACATATTTCGCCGTGCTGAGCGAGGCCAAattttttttgaagggttttggaacCGCTGAAGGCCCAAAAAGCtatagacctgctgagttatttattttcaatacattgcaagtcaggtaatttattttcaatacattgcaagtcaggtaatttattttcaatacattgcaagtcaggtaatttattttcaaactaccaaagcacaaaccatttatttttgtgattatcaaggctgagttatttattttcaaaatcctcctgcccccccccccccccccccccccccccccccccccccccccccccccccagaatatcaaatggtcgtccccttagtGGTATAGTAATGTATGCATGCTCTGAGTAAGTCAAGTTATAACAGACTCTTATACGGTATGACCAATCTTATTGTTCTGTAACTGGACAGCATGATAATTTAAACATACAAAATCATCTTTTagtctccaccgggactcgacCCAACGCCGTACGTCACAGTAAAACAAAATGCTAATTAATAAACCACTTCTTATAAAACAAATAGTTTCCCTTATAAAATTTCAATGGTTAGTTATACAGTCACCACAACAATTTACCGTACGTATCATCACTCGACATCAGTAAGACTCTTTCCTTTTGAATTATATGGGAACTTTATTTCTTCAGAAAAGGGGAATGTAACGATAGAACAGTTGTTGTTTAGATTTTGAGTTAAACCTGTTAACTTATCTGTACAATCTGCCTCTGTCAGGGGCACCACCAAACTGGGTATTTCGGTTTTGCTAAAACACGGGTTTGGGGAAGGAAACGATCATTTCACTAACAAAAGGGGGGCGgtatgtttagaaaaaaaaaatctgatcccAAATGACCAAAAATATTCTGAATGCAAATTCCCCCCATACCTTATATGTATGTACTCGATATTCCGCCAATTTagacgcaccccttgattgactgcaagggtacagcggatccatgtacactccctaaggattaatggagatgtgtcctttacaatattatcccACCACCGAACAATCCAGACCCAACACTGCCCAAGGGAGCgtgtaggacaccgggaagtctgttattatggtggaggaagccaaagtactcggagagaaccaccggaccactcggtggaaacagacaaatCAGAGAGATtgatcagaagattgatctccaggtcaaagtaggggacaactttgaccaaccgaggcccccaaagtacccattctagtttaaactccggtctgggtaccagagatgtgtgtgagaggttgaaaattacccttctgatgtactgatatttttagcgttccgagtgagaatcgaactcgggactttcagcactgtagccatcggtcttaaccactagaaCACGAATTTTCgggattaggggggggggggggggtctaatTGTTCGTGTCGAAAACTAGATAAATTTGTTCGCGAAGCGAGGTTGTCGGCTTAATTGAATTTTAAGTTCGGTCCTTGTTTGATCTGGAATCATATCTGAACTTCGTAATTATTATATACATGGATTcaactgcccccccccccctttccccccaaAATAAACGTATCCAACTATATCATGGCGATCAGTCCTATtcaggaccgataactctgtcgAAAGATATTATAGGGTATACAATATTGTTGAAATCAGAGCATTCGTATTATACGTATCTGTTGAAatgttaacaataaaatattttttataaatgttaaaactttataaaaatgtatcGATTTATTGAATGCCTGCATTtagccaaggatttgtatagttagactaTACACATCCTTGATTTAGCTTaacatattgaattaaaaaaaatatcaaatcataAGCAATGAAATCTCGTTGAATTttctatacaataaaaaagtccatttgaattaaaattttaatcctatttcttcataataattatggaaaaataaaaatatttgaatatcttttaagcaaaaattattttttaaagacattttcataatattcatatttttttttaaagtttgttatgATAGATAATTCTTCTGATCTGAAAGGGCAAATTAAGAGAAagtttatttgtacatttatgaaAACTTTTGTATATCGCAAAATTAAAACTCGGGTAATATATGTGAACATGTATACACAGAATGTTTAATGTCAACTGGTTGCTTggcttattctcatttcgccttagctgtcaaaattattatataaaattaatctcAGTTTgccttagtcatgttagtacaaattttcaggtacacaagaattaactaaggcgaaatgggagcttctgtaaacaatgtaattaagttatgttttgtttgtattgcaattagttaatatttgttattttgatgtcaaattctaccatgaaatactttttaaaggaaagatatttttaaaatttttggtgTCCTTTTATAGTTGCTCTTTTttctgaaagtgtttttttttgttttacttatgtgttatattttgtaaataaagtcttATTATAGATGACAAATTGGATATgaacatttcatattttaatgaataaataaagacaaatatcgTACAAGTACAAGGCACTGATATACACATTTGAATGTTCAAGGTTGATTTAGTTTCCAAGTTTGAGGATGTAAGATGCTGAATCACCATACTGAATATAGTCAGTTGTACCATTGTGTAGGGTTTCCTTTAAAGTGGTGAATCTTTCTTCTATTTATCTACACTTCTTTGCTTTTCCTCTTATCTTGCCACCTGCTGCACACTGTACATTCTTTGCCTCTTAAGCTGCTTGCTCTTTCTTGAAAacattgataatttaaaatatgtttggaTGTGCTGTTTTGGCTCTCTTTTTGAGCTTGATATGTCAGCCCTCTAAATGCTTATTTGTACTGGGTCCTTCTGTCTGGTGGTGGTTCCAGGTTGGTTGTGGGTATCTGCCCTCTCTTCATATCACAATTATACGTTAACTTGGTGCAGGCATTAGTCTGTGGTGCGTTTTTCAAGGTGTGTATTCTTGGTTAAGTATTTGGTAAACGTGATTGCAGTTTTGTCTGGTAGAGTGCTGATCTCGTACTTTCGAATGAAGGCAGTTTTGTGCAGTCTCAATGGTCTGTTCAGTCTCATGATAAACTAATCATTGGTAATTTGTTCAAATCTTGAAGAAGTCAAGTCATTGAATACCGTGGATTTTGCTTAAAAATAATTAGCACAGTTTtgaagattttttaatatttattttattaaagtttctgtTATGTAATTAAACAACTTTGTgggaaaatatgtgtttttttctattaaacTTGTGATGTTACATGACCCAAAATCAAAGAACACTATAAATTTGGATATGTTTATTCCTCCTTCTACTGAGGGTAAACGactacaaaaaagaaaatatcacaATGTAAATGACAagcaaacatacatgtatcaaccATAAGTCATTTATAACAAGCAatcaatatcaaacataaaaatattggATGAATAACGCCGACTTTATACtagtaaaatcttgaaaaataaaaaataaaactttagtaCGATTCACACGTTCCAtacagtgaaaattaaaaaatctgaCATGACCCATGTGATCAACTCATTTGACGATTCGCACTTTTCATACAGTGATTTGAACAACGTGATTTGTGTGTGAAATAATTCAAAGCGTATACTTTATAATCAGTAAAAATACTTATGTAAACTTTATCTAACAATAGTTTTAAGATAAATAAATGTAAAGAACTTACTCTATGGCGCTTATAACCAGCAAATATAAGTGTTGAAAGCAGAACAAATTTGACAGGAAATGTGTCTGACACCACAAAAATACTAATAAAGGAAACAAATCGGAAATCAGTTCCGGTAACATTACACTCCCCTTCCGATATTTCTAACTGAAAATCGCTATCAAAATTAACTCATTTATCTTTAATCACATGATAAAAAATTATTACTTCTATAGCATGTTAAACTTGAAAAACTAGAGAAAAGATGTGTGATACATTGTTACTCACAATACACAtacattcaaaaaatgacaatgaatgAACATAAAAAATCATACTAAATTTCTCAAAAATCTCACAATGTATCTATAATATAAACCACTTGCAATTGTCGAACTGAAGAGTTTTAAGATGCTTCAATCAATCGAACCAATTCGCTTATTGGTCTCACATACGACTTCCTTTGTCCATCAACGACTATAGACACTTGGACCTTTCTAACTTTAGAATCAACACTTTCAAATACTTTGTCAATAACACCAAGTGGCCATTGACTTTTAGGAAGTTCGGTCTTCCGCATGAGAATGACATCACCTTCAAGGAAATTATCACCTCCAGATTTCCATTTCGGACGAGCCTGAAGGCTATCGATGTACTCTGTTTGCAAACGAGACCAGAATTGATCGGCTAGATACTGAACAAGTTTCCACTGGCTTCTCATCGCATCCTTTGTTCCGAATTCGACTTGTCCAAGAGATCCACTTGACGACGCAGGCTTCTGAGTTAAAAGAAGAGATGGCGAAAGAACTGACGGGTTTTCAGGATCACTAGAAACTGGAGTCAATGGCCTCGAATTGACCATGGCACTGACTTCGCACATTAATGTTGAAAGTACTTCATGTGTTAAATCCTTGAACTTATTTTGCAATAACAATGAATCTAGAATACGTCTACATGAGCCTATCATGCGCTCCCACACACCACCAAAATGTGATGCATGAGGGGGGTTGAAAATCCAAACTATTTCATTGTCTGATAAAAACTGCTTCATCGGAGTGTCTTCAACGAATTCTGATACAATATTAAGCTCCTTCACAGCACCTACGAAATTAGTACCACGGTCTGACCTCAATTCCTGAATTGGTCCACGCAAAGCAATAAATCTTCGCAAAGCGTTAATAAAAGAGGCACTACTTAATTCCTCAATAAGTTCCACATGTATTGCACGAGATACTAAGCATGTCAATAATAGACCCCAACGTTTGTTTGAAGAACTTGCTGCGCGTGTTCGACGGACAATAACTTGCCATGGACCGAAAACATCTAAACCTACATAAGTGAACGGTGCATCAACTTGTAACCTGTCAGCTGGCAGGTCTGCCATTTGAGTCCAACCTAACTTGCCACGTAATTTCCTGCAAAGTACACAATTATGGATGACACTATTGACTTTTCGCTTAACGCCTAATATCCATAAACCAGCAGAACGTATTGCGCCTTCGGTCATTGTCCTGCCCTGATGTTGAACCTTCGCATGATAATGTCTTATGAGAAGAATTGCGACATGGTGGTTTCTCGGTATAATATACGGATGTTTGTCTAGTGGCAAGTCTGCAGTATTATCGTCCTTAGTAAGCATATGTCTGATACGACCTCCAACTCGCAAGACACCATTATTATCTAAGATTGGGTTGAGTGATATTAACGAACTATTCTTCGGTAAATTCTGACCACATCCTATTGCTTCAAGTTCCGTGTGAAAACATTCGTTTTGCACATGTTTTAAAACCACAAGTTCAGCTTCCTCTGTTGTAACAGCTGATTTGTCGCCACTTTTTCTACGCATGCAACCTTTCATAAGTCGAACCAAACAAACTAATTTTGACCACTTAGAAAATTTATCAATACTGTTACATAACAGACAAgatgtagatacatgtacatgtagagtTGATTTAGCTGTTGAAATAACAGTCCTTACTTCCTTATCAATATCGGGATCAACTAACGGGAAATTCAGATCATCGGTAGTTTTTAAATTCGTTGTTAGGCAACTCGGTCCTCTTATCCATTTGCTTGATGGTAAATCACTAGCAGAGAACGGGCGTGTCGCAAGATCAGCTGGATTTTCTTTAGTCGGGATATGATTCCATTGTTTGGGCATACTAAAGGCTCTGATTCGGCCTAGACGGTTTGCGACAtacacaaaaaatcttttttcatcGTTTGAAATATAGCCAAGCACTATTTGGCTGTCAGTATAGAAATGAAAGTCTTCATTGTCTATGTctaattgatctttaataatctCTGCTATGTCTATTCCAAGCACAGCAGCACATAGTTCGAGACGGGGTATAGTATGTCCGTGCTTCGGAGCAACCTTCGTTTTTCCAATAAGGAATCCTATATCACTAGTTTCTCCTGAGAACACCTTTAAATATGCAACGGCGGCTACAGCTTCCTTCGATGCATCACAAAAAACATGAGCTTCTAACCTACTTGCATTCTCAActgaataaatacaatacattCTTGGAAAACGCAAATCACAAAGGTTTTTCAACGAGTCAACCCATAATTTCCAGCGTTTATGAAAATTTTCCTCTAGCGGATCATCCCAGTCGGTAGACGAAGAGCATGACATAATCTCGCGTAGCAATAACTTTCCTTCTAGAGTTACTGGTGCGGTAAAACCAATGGGGTCGAATAAGCTGTTGATAGTAGAGAGCACCCCACGGCGCGTGAATGGCTTCGGTTCTGTATCGACACTAAATACAAAGGCATCTAAATTAATGTCCCATGATATGCCTAGACTTCTTTGCAACGGTAAACTTTCTTCGTCAATGTCAATGTTTTTCAAGTCTTTCGCAAGATCATCTTTAGCAAATTGTTTAAGTACTTCTGTTGAGTTCGACGCGATTTTGTGTAGTCTTAATCTGCCGCCTTTCATCAATTCACTTTGTGTATTCTTCACTAAATCAACGGCTTCGCACACACTTGAACAACTTATTAGTCCATCATCGACGTAGAAGTTCTTAGATACAAATTTCTGAACGTCTAGAGATGCGGTTTGGACAGATCTACGCAAACCATATGTGGCAACAGCTGGTGAAGGGCTGTTGCCAAATACATGAACTGTCATTCTGAACTCCTCCAGAGGTTTACTTAAATCACTATT
The window above is part of the Mytilus edulis chromosome 6, xbMytEdul2.2, whole genome shotgun sequence genome. Proteins encoded here:
- the LOC139526358 gene encoding uncharacterized protein, coding for MDKIFERGHAEKAPSLLPNDKRWYLPMFGVYHPRKPESIRVVFDSSAQFGGVALNDVLMSGPDLSNSLQGVLLRFRRERVAVTADVEQMFHNFRVKTDHRNYLRFLWHPNSDLSKPLEEFRMTVHVFGNSPSPAVATYGLRRSVQTASLDVQKFVSKNFYVDDGLISCSSVCEAVDLVKNTQSELMKGGRLRLHKIASNSTEVLKQFAKDDLAKDLKNIDIDEESLPLQRSLGISWDINLDAFVFSVDTEPKPFTRRGVLSTINSLFDPIGFTAPVTLEGKLLLREIMSCSSSTDWDDPLEENFHKRWKLWVDSLKNLCDLRFPRMYCIYSVENASRLEAHVFCDASKEAVAAVAYLKVFSGETSDIGFLIGKTKVAPKHGHTIPRLELCAAVLGIDIAEIIKDQLDIDNEDFHFYTDSQIVLGYISNDEKRFFVYVANRLGRIRAFSMPKQWNHIPTKENPADLATRPFSASDLPSSKWIRGPSCLTTNLKTTDDLNFPLVDPDIDKEVRTVISTAKSTLHVHVSTSCLLCNSIDKFSKWSKLVCLVRLMKGCMRRKSGDKSAVTTEEAELVVLKHVQNECFHTELEAIGCGQNLPKNSSLISLNPILDNNGVLRVGGRIRHMLTKDDNTADLPLDKHPYIIPRNHHVAILLIRHYHAKVQHQGRTMTEGAIRSAGLWILGVKRKVNSVIHNCVLCRKLRGKLGWTQMADLPADRLQVDAPFTYVGLDVFGPWQVIVRRTRAASSSNKRWGLLLTCLVSRAIHVELIEELSSASFINALRRFIALRGPIQELRSDRGTNFVGAVKELNIVSEFVEDTPMKQFLSDNEIVWIFNPPHASHFGGVWERMIGSCRRILDSLLLQNKFKDLTHEVLSTLMCEVSAMVNSRPLTPVSSDPENPSVLSPSLLLTQKPASSSGSLGQVEFGTKDAMRSQWKLVQYLADQFWSRLQTEYIDSLQARPKWKSGGDNFLEGDVILMRKTELPKSQWPLGVIDKVFESVDSKVRKVQVSIVVDGQRKSYVRPISELVRLIEAS